ATACGAACCAACAACGAGACGAGAAGGGAATTGCGATGAAGATCATGATCGTATCGCTGATGCTGCTCGGCACCGCGGGAGTAGGCGGGCCCGCGCTGGTGGGCGGCGGGGGGGACGATGCGCCCCCGGTGCAGGAGCGGCCGGAGCCGCAGGTTGTCCGGAACAGCGCGGACGCGGACGCGCTCTACGAGATGGTGAAACAGGCTCGCGCCGCGCTCCGCGAGACGCGTACGCTCGCGGGACTCAGCGCCTACCCGGCTGGCCCACAGGTTGGTCGGCCGGCAAGCCGTGAGCGCCGGGAAGTCCGCGGCGAGCACGGCGGCCGGACGGGGGGCGAGGAGGGCGGCGCCTACCTCGCGAAGATGACGAGGCAGGACGAGCTGTTCGCGAACGGCGCCCGCCTCGTCCTTCAGTTCAACCCCAACACGCAGGTCTTCGCGGGTTCGGTGACGAACACCACGGCGAACCCCCTGTCGCAGGTGCGCGTCGAGATCCACCTGGACAACGGCACGGAACTTGGGCCGACGAAGCGCGTCGACGTCGGGCCGGGTCAGACGATCCCCGTCGAACTCGGGACGTTCGGCGAAGAATTCAGTTCCTGGATCAGCCATCCGGAAGCCGGCATCGAGCGAGGCCACGGCGCCGGAAGCGAGGAGGACGGCGAAGGCCACGGCGGCGGCGAAGGCCGGGGTGAGCACGGTGGCCGCGAAGGCGGCGGCGAAGCCCGAGGCGATGGAGTCCGTCCGCAAGACGCAGCCTACCGTCCGCTGTACAACCAGCTCCGGATCCTGCGCGGCGAGATGCACGCGTTCGAGGCCGAGCTGAAGACGAGGTCACGATAGCCTCGCGCTGGTCTCCGCTGCATCCGCCGAGTGACCCACGTCATGGTTGGCACGTCAATTTCACGGCGCATCCATCGACCCCGGGAACCCTTGTCGGGATCCGGGGTCATGGGATACGACTATCTGAGTAATCGACCGGTCCCGTACGCCGGAGGGCATCCATGCAGCCGAAACGTCGACTCGGAGACCTGCAACTCGCCATCATGCGCGTGCTCTGGGAGCGCGGCGAAGCCCCCGCGATCGAGGTCCACCAGGCACTCTTCGAGGAGCGGGGGCTCGCCGTCACGACAATCAAGACGATGCTGCGCAAGCTCGAGGAGTACGGGTGTGTGAGCCACCGTTTGAACGGCCGACAGTTCATCTACCGGCCCGAGATCGCCGAGACGGACGTTCGCGAGGGGATGGTCGGCGACCTCGTGCAGCGCCTGTTCTCCGGCGACAGCACGGCGCTGGTCAACCATCTGATCCAGTCCGGCGAAGTCGACGTTGAGGATCTGGACGATCTCAGGGCTCTCGTTGAAGCGAAGCGGAAGGGGGGAGCGGGATGAACGAACTGATGGCGTGGCTCCTCGCGTTCCTCGTCCACAGCACCCTGTGGTGCGGCATCGCCTGGCTCGGTCTGCGTCTCTTCCCGAGGACCCATCCGCGTCTTCGGGAGACGATCTGGTACACGGCGCTCGCCGCGAGCCTCATCACTCCCACGGCCCGGACGTTCGCCTCGCCGGAGGCGGCGATCTGGCGGCTTCCGGCGCCCTCGTTCGTCGTCGGCGCGGAGCGACCCCACGCCGAGGGCGAACAGGGTGAACACGACCGCGCGAATGTTGTGGCGCCCATCCCCGCACGGCCGGCCGGTGAGATCCGCGGCGAAAGGGAGGCGGCCCATGGCGAAGGCGAAGCGGCTCACAGCGATGCTGCGGTCAGCCCGGCGTGGTTCCGCTCGGCCGGCGCCGCGTGGCTCCTCCTCGCGTGCGGCCTGCTTGCCTTCTACCTCCTTCGGCTGGCGATGCTCCGGCGCCGCCTCCTCCACCGCGAGCCGGTGGCGAATCCGCGAGCCTCCCGGGCGCTCGCCAGGCTCAGTCGGAGAGCGGAACTGGACTCGCCGCCGCGCCTGACGGAGTGCCACACCCTCGGTTCGCCGCTCGCGCTCGGAATGGGAACCCGTCGCGAGATTTGCGTACCGGTTCGCGCCTTCCATGAACTGGACGACGGCGAGCTTGCCGCGCTCCTCGGCCACGAAGTCGCGCACCACCGGCGCCGCGACACGATCCGACTGGGGACCCTGAACGTCCTCCAGGCGGTCTTCTTCCTTCAGCCTCTCTTTCGACTTGCGGTGCGCGAGGTACGTCTCGCCACCGAAGAGCAGTGTGATGACTGGGCGGCCAGCCAGCTCGAAGACCGTTTCGCCATGGCGAGCTGCCTGACGGAAGTGGCGGGGTGGGTGGTCCGGCGGGACCGGAGCATCCCCGTCCCCTGCATCGGCCACCGCCGCTCGCAGTTGGAGTTGCGCGTGCGACGCCTGTTGAACGAACGCGGCTCGCCGCATCCGCCCACGGTTGTCCGGCGAATGAGCGTCATCGGCCTCCTTGCGCTTGCCCCCCTGTTCGCTCCCGCGGTGGCTCCCGCCGGAGACCTGCGCCACGAAGATGGGCACGCTTCCGAGCATCACGACGAGCTAGGAGATGGATCCGACGCCGTAGGCGCCCAGGAGTAGTGCTTCTTCGCTGAAGCGCTCCCGGCGGTACGGCGCGAGGTCGATGTCGGGCGCCTCGCCGAGTAGCGATTGTGCTACGCAGCGCCCGATCGCCGGGGCCAGCTTGAACCCGTGCCCCGAGAAGCCGTAGGCGAGGTACAGGCCCGGCAAGCCGGGGGCGGGACCCAACACCGGATTCCAGTCCGGCGTGATGTCGTAGGGACCCACCCACGAACCCGTGAGCCGCGCCCCCTTGAAGGCCGGCATGCGGGCTCCGACCTGGGCTCGCTGCAGGGCGACGAGGTCCCGAGGAGCTGCGGCGGTCATTCGGTCGGGATCCGCCAGCGGGTCTCCGAAATCTCCGGTCCCCACAAGCACGACGCCGCCGTCCGCAGGTCGAAAATACATTTTGTTATCGACTGTAAGGTCTTTGACGATAGGCAGTTCAGGGCCGTACGGAGATGCGCCGCCGAACGTCAGCACCACGTGCCGCGACACCTCTAGGCGGAGGGCGTCAATGGCATCGTCCGGTAGACCGGAGCCGGCGTAGAGACCGCGGGTCCAGGGCCCCACCGCACTCACGACGCACCCGGCCTCCACCGTTCCACCGGGCGTCGCCACGCCGGTCACGCGACCCATGGACGGACCGCCAGCCGGTGCGAGGCGCAGCCGCTCCACGGGCGTGTGCTCGAACACCGCGACCCCGCGCCGCCGGGCGGCCGTCACGTACCCGCGGGTTGTGGCGACCGGGTCCGCGTAGCCGGACGCCGGTTCCCAGCCGATGGCGGCCACGCCCTCCAGTTCGAGCCAGGGATGCACCTCCAGCGCCTCCGCCCGGCCGATGGGCGACGTGTCCGCGCCCAGCTCCCGCTGCCGCGCCAGGTTGTCGGCCAGCCGGTCGGCGAACGCTCCGGGCCCCGCGAGGATGAGGTAGCCCGAGTTCACGAAGCCGCACTCCACGTCGTCTTCGCCGAGCGCCCCCCGGAAATCGCGGAACACGTCGAGACTCCGGAGCGTGAGCGCGGTGTTGCTCGCCACCGAGTAGTGGCTGCGGACGATGGCGCACGACCGGCCCGTGCCCCCGCCGCACACCTCTCCCCGGTCGAAGAGGGCGACGGAGGCGTCCGACAGCTCCGCCAGGTGGAAGGCGACGGAGGCGCCGACGACGCCTCCGCCCGCGATCACGAAGTCGTAACCGCTCCGCACCGATCGGCCTTCTCCGTCAGCGGGCCGTCACGCCCGGGACACCGTCCGGCTCGTCGTCCCACCACCAGAGCGGGGCCAGCGGCCGCTGCCGGGGATGGATCTCGTCCAGCGTATCCGCGTCGTACAGGCGCCCGTTGAACATCACCTGCTCGATCGCGTTCGTGTTGCGAAGGTCGTCCAGCGGGTTCGCCGTCAGGATCACGAGGTCGGCGAGCTTGCCCGCCTCGATCGAGCCGAGATCCCGGTCGAGCCCGATCGCTTCGGCGCCGAAGATCGTCGCCGTGCGCAGCGCGTCGTGCTCGTCCATGTCGTCGGCGGCCATCGCCCACAGCTCCCAGTGGTAGCCGAGTCCCTGCAGCTGGCCGTGGCTCCCCACGCCCGCCTTGCCGCCCGCGTCGACGAGGTTCCTGACGAACTCCCCGTGCCGCGAGAACACGTGCTGGTCCTCCCGGAACCACTGCGGCCGGCGCAGTGTGCGCGAGTCCACCTCATCGTGCGGGACGAAGCGGCGTAACTTCGGATCGTCGTGCGGGTTCTCGCGCGAATAGAAGTAGTTCTCCGCCCACGGCCCCCCGTACGATACCAGCAGCGTCGGCGTGTAGACCCGACCCGTCTCGGCGAAGAGCCGCACGTAGTCGTCGTACACCGGGAAGACGGGGATGGAGTGCTCGAGCCCCGGGTATCCGTCCAGCGTTTCCGTGAGGTTCTGCCGAAGGTTCAGCGACCCCTCCGTCGTCGGCATGAGCCCCAGTTCGCGGGCCGCCATGATGATGTGCTGCCGCCCCTTTCGCGCCGCGGCCACGTACATCTTGATCGTCTTGGTATCGAAGTAGTCGGCGTAGCGGGAGAGAACATCCCTCGCCTCTTCCTCCGTGTCGATCCCGTCCTGCCAGAAGACGCCCGGCCCCGTCGAGTAGACGCGCGGCCCGAGGATGGTCCCGGTGCGGACCATGTCCGCGTAGGAGAGCACCTCCGTGTTCCCGGTCTGCGGGTCCCGGGTCGTCGTCACTCCGTACGCGAGGTTGGCGAGGTAGGGCCACACGTCGGTGCGGTGGAGCTGGTCGCGCGCCCGCAGGTGCGCGTGCGTGTCGACGAACCCCGGCACGACCGTCCGGCCGCTGATGTCGAAGACGACGGCATCTTCCGGCACGGCGACCGTACCGCTCGCGCCCACCGCCTCGATCCGGTTGTTCCGGACCACGATGTCCGCGTTCTCGATGACCTCGCTGCCGTTCATCGTGATCGCGCGCCCGCCGCGGAGCACCGCTACGCCGGTGGGGATGTCGCGCGGCGCGTCGATGAGGATGCGGTGTTCAACCGCGCGGTAGCCCTCGTCCTCCTCCTCTTGTTCGGTCACCTCCTCCTCTTCCTCCTCGTCCGCTCCGGCCTCCTCGTCCGTCTCATCGACATCTTCGGCGGCTTCGGACGCCTCCACGCTGTCCTCGTACGCCTGCGCGGCATCGAGGTCGTAGGAGAAGTGGGCGTTGCCGAGCGAGAAGTGCACCGTGCGGCCGTCGCCGCTCCAGGCGGGGAACTCGCCGCCGATGTCGGTGACGCGGCGGGCGGGGAAGGAGGCGTTGTCCGGGTTGGAGACGTTGATCGTCGGCGTCACGCCGACGCGCGGCACCGTCACGGTGTA
The Candidatus Palauibacter soopunensis genome window above contains:
- a CDS encoding BlaI/MecI/CopY family transcriptional regulator, whose amino-acid sequence is MQPKRRLGDLQLAIMRVLWERGEAPAIEVHQALFEERGLAVTTIKTMLRKLEEYGCVSHRLNGRQFIYRPEIAETDVREGMVGDLVQRLFSGDSTALVNHLIQSGEVDVEDLDDLRALVEAKRKGGAG
- a CDS encoding FAD-binding oxidoreductase; the protein is MRSGYDFVIAGGGVVGASVAFHLAELSDASVALFDRGEVCGGGTGRSCAIVRSHYSVASNTALTLRSLDVFRDFRGALGEDDVECGFVNSGYLILAGPGAFADRLADNLARQRELGADTSPIGRAEALEVHPWLELEGVAAIGWEPASGYADPVATTRGYVTAARRRGVAVFEHTPVERLRLAPAGGPSMGRVTGVATPGGTVEAGCVVSAVGPWTRGLYAGSGLPDDAIDALRLEVSRHVVLTFGGASPYGPELPIVKDLTVDNKMYFRPADGGVVLVGTGDFGDPLADPDRMTAAAPRDLVALQRAQVGARMPAFKGARLTGSWVGPYDITPDWNPVLGPAPGLPGLYLAYGFSGHGFKLAPAIGRCVAQSLLGEAPDIDLAPYRRERFSEEALLLGAYGVGSIS
- a CDS encoding M56 family metallopeptidase, producing MNELMAWLLAFLVHSTLWCGIAWLGLRLFPRTHPRLRETIWYTALAASLITPTARTFASPEAAIWRLPAPSFVVGAERPHAEGEQGEHDRANVVAPIPARPAGEIRGEREAAHGEGEAAHSDAAVSPAWFRSAGAAWLLLACGLLAFYLLRLAMLRRRLLHREPVANPRASRALARLSRRAELDSPPRLTECHTLGSPLALGMGTRREICVPVRAFHELDDGELAALLGHEVAHHRRRDTIRLGTLNVLQAVFFLQPLFRLAVREVRLATEEQCDDWAASQLEDRFAMASCLTEVAGWVVRRDRSIPVPCIGHRRSQLELRVRRLLNERGSPHPPTVVRRMSVIGLLALAPLFAPAVAPAGDLRHEDGHASEHHDELGDGSDAVGAQE